Proteins encoded in a region of the Sphingopyxis sp. OAS728 genome:
- a CDS encoding SufE family protein, translating into MRSLTDIFDEYDFLDGDDRYRLLIELGRELEPMPDALKTDATLVRGCSASVWVYPVPREDGQLHFLADSNAAITKGIVALVLAAVQDKSAAEVADMDVAAALAPFELTRQLSSNRTQGVPNMIALVQDTARRLVAG; encoded by the coding sequence ATGCGCAGCCTGACCGACATCTTCGACGAATATGATTTTCTCGACGGCGACGATCGCTATCGCCTGCTGATCGAACTCGGCCGTGAACTCGAGCCGATGCCCGACGCGCTCAAGACCGACGCGACGCTGGTGCGCGGCTGCTCGGCGAGCGTCTGGGTCTATCCGGTGCCGCGCGAAGACGGACAACTGCACTTCCTCGCTGACAGCAATGCCGCGATCACCAAGGGGATCGTCGCGCTCGTGCTCGCCGCGGTGCAGGACAAGTCGGCGGCCGAAGTCGCGGACATGGACGTCGCCGCCGCGCTCGCGCCTTTCGAGCTGACGCGCCAGCTGTCGTCGAACCGGACGCAAGGCGTCCCCAACATGATTGCACTGGTACAGGATACCGCGCGCCGCCTCGTCGCGGGCTGA
- the pspC gene encoding envelope stress response membrane protein PspC, translating into MSASRTKFYLDKQNAKWSGVCSGIADYSGIDVLWVRVGAVLLTLMGGFPWTLIAYWMVAWMGTPKPFALYGSSEEAKFWQGVRSNPTASTRDIKSRFRDIDRRLADIEQYYTSHNRRLADEIDALR; encoded by the coding sequence ATGTCTGCCAGCCGCACGAAATTCTACCTCGACAAGCAGAACGCCAAATGGAGCGGTGTGTGTTCGGGAATCGCCGACTATAGCGGGATCGACGTCCTCTGGGTTCGCGTCGGCGCGGTGCTGCTGACCCTGATGGGCGGCTTCCCCTGGACGCTGATCGCTTACTGGATGGTCGCCTGGATGGGCACGCCCAAGCCGTTCGCGCTTTATGGTTCGAGCGAGGAAGCGAAATTCTGGCAGGGGGTGCGCAGCAACCCGACCGCATCGACCCGCGACATCAAGTCGCGCTTCCGCGACATCGACCGCCGGCTTGCCGACATCGAGCAATATTACACCAGCCACAACCGCCGTCTCGCGGATGAGATCGACGCTCTCCGCTGA
- the pspB gene encoding envelope stress response membrane protein PspB, giving the protein MEEVIIVPIVIGTLFLGLPWLILHYITKWKQAKTLTGEDEQLLDELYDTARRLENRLHTVERIISADHPDFRPAVRSDEELAQLENMTNRRN; this is encoded by the coding sequence ATGGAAGAAGTCATCATTGTCCCGATCGTCATCGGAACGCTCTTCCTCGGTCTGCCCTGGCTGATCCTCCACTACATCACGAAGTGGAAGCAGGCCAAGACGCTGACCGGAGAAGATGAACAGCTGCTCGACGAACTTTACGATACCGCACGGCGCCTCGAAAACCGCCTGCACACCGTCGAACGCATCATCAGCGCCGACCATCCCGACTTCCGCCCCGCGGTACGCAGCGATGAAGAACTGGCGCAACTCGAAAACATGACAAACCGGAGGAACTGA
- the pspA gene encoding phage shock protein PspA, with protein sequence MGIFSRTRDIIAANVTDLLDRAEDPEKMIRQIIFEMNETLVEVRASAARTIADQKEMRRHIAKLESLQDSWKEKAELALSKDREDLATAALVEKQKAGDMAEKLKAEIAVLDDALTGYEADIAKLQKKLSEARARQSSVVNRLESAENRYKLREMTNGDRVEDAFSRFEILERRVDEAEGRADALSLGYKKSLDEEIAELQAADKVADELAALKAAQGKN encoded by the coding sequence ATGGGTATTTTCTCACGAACCCGCGACATCATCGCCGCCAACGTCACCGACCTGCTCGACCGGGCCGAAGACCCCGAAAAGATGATCCGCCAGATCATCTTCGAGATGAACGAAACGCTCGTCGAAGTCCGCGCCTCCGCCGCCCGCACGATCGCGGACCAGAAGGAAATGCGCCGTCATATCGCCAAGCTCGAAAGCCTGCAGGACAGCTGGAAGGAAAAGGCCGAACTCGCGCTGTCGAAGGACCGCGAAGACCTCGCCACCGCCGCGCTCGTCGAAAAGCAGAAGGCCGGCGACATGGCCGAGAAGCTGAAGGCCGAGATCGCCGTCCTCGACGACGCGCTGACCGGCTATGAGGCCGACATCGCCAAGCTGCAGAAGAAGCTCAGCGAAGCCCGCGCGCGCCAGTCGAGCGTCGTCAACCGCCTCGAAAGCGCCGAGAACCGCTACAAGCTGCGCGAAATGACCAACGGCGACCGCGTCGAAGATGCCTTCTCGCGCTTCGAGATCCTCGAACGCCGCGTCGACGAAGCCGAAGGTCGCGCCGATGCGCTCAGCCTCGGCTACAAGAAGTCGCTCGACGAAGAGATCGCCGAACTGCAGGCCGCCGACAAGGTCGCCGACGAGCTCGCCGCGCTGAAAGCCGCGCAGGGCAAGAATTAA